The genomic region CTTTTAAGAGTGTATGCTATGATCCCAGATCAGcaacaccgctctgataccatgttatgaATTACAAACTGATCTTGTATTGAATTGAAAATATTTGATACAATTGAATTGGTTTTTTTACATGCTGCTATGAGTGTTTTTAAACACCTAAACTACAACAGCTATTTCTACTTTAAGTAGGCTCCATAACACTTTTTGGAACCACTTTAGTATAAAAGGAAAAGATGCTGTTTTGTGGTCAGATTTGTATCCGTTGGTCCAGCTGTAGATGTTCCTTGTGAATTACTAATTTGGGAGATGATGAAGTTTGCAGCTTCTGATCTTAAAGTCAAATTACCTAAAAAAAGGTAATTTGACCTTGTTGACTTTTGATGCTACATTCTAACAGTAACTTTGGAGCATTAACTTGTATGTCAGTCTGCCTTGTTTCAGGAATACAACGAAATATGAGGGTCAGTCTTTTCAACGAGAAGCTTGTAAACTCCAACCTTTCAAGAGGCCAATCCAGTACTGTAAGGCCCAAAATCTCGAGAAGATTTAATTTCAATTTGATCATGTCAAGAAACACAACGTCTATGATGACACCATGTAGTGATAATTCAGTCACGCTTGTTAGTGAAGCCATGTTGAATCTTATAGGTTTATAATAAACTATGTTAAACAGTGAATAGTAAGAAAACAAACGAAGATTAGGAACATCATCAATTATTAAAATATCATCATGATCTGTTGAGTTTATTTTGAGTTCTTTAATATAACGAAGATTCCTAACGTTGTAAGTCTTCAAACCAAGGCAACGTGAAAGGCTTATTTTCTCAAGTAAGGTACAAGTAGAGATTAAGGTATCAAGTACCTCTTCACTTATCTTCACATCTTCCAACTCGAGTATTCTAAGAGATACACGGTGGATCACATGATTGCTACTCGTTGTAACAAATGACGAGAAAGAACAATAATAAAGTCTTAGTAACATAGTAGGTAGGTTTTCAACCGAGAATATGTCATCGAGAAGTATATAGTTACCATCACAGAATTCGAGGGAAAGCTCCTTGAGGCAACTTTGGGCAGCTACGGTTCTAATCCATTTATAAGCAAGAGAAGCGTACTTGGAGTCAAGTTTCAGATAAAAACTTACGATCGGTATGTTGTCTTGAGCGTACCTAAAAACTGTGAGATCCATTAAATTCACGTAGTCTCTTTCTTTTTCTTCATTAGGAAACCTTGAGATTTTATTATGAAACCTGAGATGAGGGATGGTAGACCAAGCGTGTGACCAAGTCTTGGACAACACACACGTACGAACCGCTTCTTTTACGGGCAACAACGATTGTATAAGGTGAATCAACTCCACCGGGACATTTTCGGATTGTGATCTTCTTTGCAGTTTCTCCATACGGGAAAAatgaaagaaatttttttttagggTTGCTAAACCCTGATTCTCTCTGTTTTAAGTATCCGATCTTTTGGAGTGATTATTGCTAATGACGCGATCAAAGTAAACTTTTTTGAAACTAATAACTGATATGTGGGCCATTGACCCACTTATGTTAAGATAGGATAAACCCAGCTTGTGAGTTGCTTTGGCGTTAAATTTTGAAGACTTACAAATCGATAATATTAAACCATATCTTTACAACCAAATTAAAAAGCCATTAGATAATGCTAATTTAAAAGCATCCCACATTGCTCAATAAAAGAAACTAATAAGAACACAGATAACACAGCGTTTGTGACCCCTATGCCGCCTACATGGCGTGAGGAACGCCCCACAAACGCCCGGAATGGGGCGTTTATGCCGGGGCGTTTGTCGGCAAAACACGCTGAGGAGAGAGGGCGTGACAATGAGGTGGCAGTCCATGATATGATTGGTTCTAGATATTTTCTCTCTCCAACTTTAATTTATTTACACCTTAATTACCAATAAAATTTTACCACATCATCCACAAACGCCCTTACAAAAGCCCCTCATTACAACTCTTTCATTCCCCTGTCATGGCCATGTCAGCGGCTTGCTCCAAAAAGTACACCATATCCACTCCACCTCATAATCACCATTATGCGTGGTCTAAGAGGACATAGCAAATAAACACAGAGGCCTAAATTTTTCCGACCCTATTACCGATCAGTgacgatttttatttatttatgtatgctTGTTTATAAGtagtcttttttttttctttcgaaaaacataaattaaactaaattaaatctaaatgATCTAAATGTGGTATAAACTCACCATTTCTTTGTGAATGAAGTTAGATGACACAGTTATTATTACTATgaatttcaaaaa from Rutidosis leptorrhynchoides isolate AG116_Rl617_1_P2 chromosome 9, CSIRO_AGI_Rlap_v1, whole genome shotgun sequence harbors:
- the LOC139867886 gene encoding F-box/LRR-repeat protein 25-like — its product is MEKLQRRSQSENVPVELIHLIQSLLPVKEAVRTCVLSKTWSHAWSTIPHLRFHNKISRFPNEEKERDYVNLMDLTVFRYAQDNIPIVSFYLKLDSKYASLAYKWIRTVAAQSCLKELSLEFCDGNYILLDDIFSVENLPTMLLRLYYCSFSSFVTTSSNHVIHRVSLRILELEDVKISEEVLDTLISTCTLLEKISLSRCLGLKTYNVRNLRYIKELKINSTDHDDILIIDDVPNLRLFSYYSLFNIVYYKPIRFNMASLTSVTELSLHGVIIDVVFLDMIKLKLNLLEILGLTVLDWPLERLEFTSFSLKRLTLIFRCIPETRQTDIQVNAPKLLLECSIKSQQGQITFF